DNA from Diaphorobacter limosus:
GCTGTCGGAGTCATTGGTGGCCGTGATTTCGCAGACGCTGTGCAAGCTCAAGGACGGCTCGGGCCGCGTGGCGGCGCACGAGATCATGACCGGCACCAGCGCCATTCGCAACCTGATCCGCGAGGCCAAGGTGGCGCAGATGTACTCCACCATACAGACCAGCAACAGCGTGGGCATGCAGACGCTGGATCAGAACCTGACGGATCTGGTGCGGCGCAACATCATCAGCCCGGCCGAGGCGCGCAGCAAGGCCAAGATTCCGGACAACTTCCCGGGTTGATGCCATGCCATCAGCCCGCTCGCCCGTTTTGCCCGCGTTCGCGCGCCTCTCTCGTATCGGAGTCCGTCCATGAAAGGCATTCTCAGCCTGCTCAAATCCAAGGTGCAAAAGCCCGGGGAAGACGCGAACGACTCGGTGCTCTTCACCACCGCATTTGCCAGCCTGGGGGTGGATGAATCGCTGCTCGCCCCCTGGGAGGCGCGCGCCGTCGAGGTTGGCGCCAAGCGCCTGCCCAGAAACCGCGGCGGCAAGCTGCTGCAGTCGCTGTGGGCCAAGGACAAGTACATGGCGCATCTGGACCAGGGCGCGGTCGAGCGCATGGAGCGCTTCTTCCAGTTCGCCTCCATCCCGCCCAACCGGGACGTGATCCGCCAGGACGAGTACGGCAACTTCATGGTGGTGCTGCTCAGCGGCACCATCGCCGTCGATCGCATTCAACCCTGGGGCGAGCAACTGCGCCTGGCCGAGACGCGCCCGGGTGACATCCTGGGCGAGATGTCGCTGCTCGACAGCGGCATGCGCTTTTCTGCCTGCACCACGCTGACCGACTGCGAAGTGGCCGTGCTCAGCGCCGAGGCCATGGACGAGATGATGGCGCAAGACCCGCAGCTGGCGGCCAGCCTGGTGGCCCTGCTGGCACGCAAGCTGTCGCTGCGCCTGCGCGTGGTGAGCGCGCGCCTGAGCGAAAACCAGCGCTGAAACAAAGGCACGGGGAGGAATGCAATGGAACGCGATCAGGCCAGCAAATTCATCAACGACCTGCTCAAACTGATGGTCAGCCGCGGCGGCAGCGACCTGTTCATCACGGCCGAGTTTCCGCCGGCGATCAAGGTCGATGGCAAGGTCACCAAGGTCTCGCCACAGCCGCTGACGCCGGCGCATACGCTGACGCTGGCGCGCTCCATCATGAGTGACCGCCAGATCGCCGACTTCGAGCGCACCAAGGAGTGCAACTTTGCGATATCGCCCGCGGGCATTGGCCGCTTTCGCGCCAACGCCTTCATCCAGCAGGGCCGCGTGGGCATGGTGCTGCGCACGATTCCGCTGACCCTGCCGACCATAGACGGCCTGGGCGTGCCCCAGGTGCTCAAGGAGATCGCCCTGGCCAAGCGCGGCCTGTGCATCCTGGTGGGCGCCACGGGTTCGGGCAAGTCAACCACGCTGGCGGCCATGGTGGACTGGCGCAACGAGAACTCCTTCGGCCACATCATCACCGTCGAAGACCCGATCGAGTTCGTGCACCCGCACAAGAACTGCGTGGTCACGCAGCGCGAGGTGGGCCTGGACACGGACACCTGGGAGGCCGCACTGAAGAACACGCTGCGCCAGGCGCCGGACGTGATCCTGATGGGCGAAATCCGCGACCGCGAGACCATGGAACATGCCGTGGCCTTTGCCGAAACCGGCCACCTGTGCCTGGCCACGCTGCATGCCAACAGCGCAAACCAGGCGCTGGATCGCATCGTCAACTTCTTCCCCGAGGAGCGCCGCGCGCAGCTGCTGATGGACCTGTCGCTGAACCTCAAGGCCATGGTGTCGCAGCGCCTGTTGCCCAAGCAGGACGGCAAGGGCCGCGCCGCCGCCGTGGAGGTCATGCTCAATACCCCCCTGATCGCCGACCTGATCTTCAAGGGCGATGTCCCCGAGATCAAGGAGATCATGAAAAAGAGCCGCAACCTGGGCATGCAGACCTTCGACCAGTCGCTGTTCGACCTGTTCGAGGCCAACGTCATCGGCTACGAGGACGCGCTGCGCAACGCCGACTCGGTGAACG
Protein-coding regions in this window:
- a CDS encoding PilT/PilU family type 4a pilus ATPase produces the protein MERDQASKFINDLLKLMVSRGGSDLFITAEFPPAIKVDGKVTKVSPQPLTPAHTLTLARSIMSDRQIADFERTKECNFAISPAGIGRFRANAFIQQGRVGMVLRTIPLTLPTIDGLGVPQVLKEIALAKRGLCILVGATGSGKSTTLAAMVDWRNENSFGHIITVEDPIEFVHPHKNCVVTQREVGLDTDTWEAALKNTLRQAPDVILMGEIRDRETMEHAVAFAETGHLCLATLHANSANQALDRIVNFFPEERRAQLLMDLSLNLKAMVSQRLLPKQDGKGRAAAVEVMLNTPLIADLIFKGDVPEIKEIMKKSRNLGMQTFDQSLFDLFEANVIGYEDALRNADSVNDLRLQIKLSSQRAKTNDLSSGTEHFAIV
- a CDS encoding cyclic nucleotide-binding domain-containing protein, encoding MKGILSLLKSKVQKPGEDANDSVLFTTAFASLGVDESLLAPWEARAVEVGAKRLPRNRGGKLLQSLWAKDKYMAHLDQGAVERMERFFQFASIPPNRDVIRQDEYGNFMVVLLSGTIAVDRIQPWGEQLRLAETRPGDILGEMSLLDSGMRFSACTTLTDCEVAVLSAEAMDEMMAQDPQLAASLVALLARKLSLRLRVVSARLSENQR